The Aureispira anguillae genome contains a region encoding:
- a CDS encoding tyrosine-type recombinase/integrase: MEKLSKTNKKLLEDFALYVQALGYKTGSQQSLKGGVKAFLLWLESQSIKGLTTVKRRDLKAYQIYLENRPKQRSAGGLSSKMIRDYLSCVRMLFKYAEQQNSLLINPMSSYVLPPCKSERRAILNRLEIEQLYQACESLKERCVLHIYYGLGLRRKEGERLNINDIDYRKGWLSVLEGKGGKGRSMPLSPVIQNDLRAYVLEERGQSSSPALLLNKNGKRLRGYSSLLILKQLLKRTGIGKKIDLHSLRHSIATHLLQSGMALDEVRRYLGHSHLESTQRYLHYDARQLFTEQVSPK, from the coding sequence ATGGAAAAACTAAGCAAAACGAACAAAAAATTACTAGAAGATTTTGCGCTCTATGTGCAAGCCTTGGGCTATAAAACAGGGAGTCAACAGAGCCTAAAAGGTGGGGTAAAAGCCTTTTTATTATGGTTGGAAAGTCAGTCAATAAAGGGATTAACAACCGTAAAAAGAAGGGATTTAAAAGCCTATCAAATTTATTTAGAAAACCGCCCCAAACAACGGAGTGCAGGCGGTTTGAGTAGCAAAATGATACGGGATTATTTAAGTTGTGTACGAATGTTGTTTAAATATGCCGAGCAGCAAAATAGTTTGTTGATAAATCCCATGAGTAGCTATGTATTACCGCCGTGCAAAAGTGAGCGACGAGCAATCTTAAATCGCCTAGAAATAGAGCAATTATACCAAGCTTGCGAGTCCTTAAAAGAGCGTTGTGTGTTGCATATTTATTATGGCTTGGGCTTAAGAAGAAAAGAGGGGGAACGCTTGAATATTAACGATATAGATTATAGAAAAGGCTGGTTATCTGTTTTAGAAGGCAAGGGCGGAAAAGGAAGAAGCATGCCTTTAAGTCCAGTCATTCAAAACGATTTAAGGGCTTATGTATTGGAGGAAAGAGGGCAGTCCAGTAGCCCAGCTCTACTGCTGAATAAGAACGGAAAACGCTTAAGAGGTTACAGCAGTTTGTTGATTTTAAAGCAATTATTAAAGCGAACAGGAATCGGCAAAAAGATCGATTTACACAGTTTACGGCATAGTATAGCCACGCATTTATTACAGTCAGGCATGGCACTGGATGAAGTGCGGCGTTATTTAGGACACAGTCATTTAGAAAGCACGCAAAGATATTTACATTATGACGCTAGACAATTATTTACAGAGCAGGTATCGCCCAAGTAG